One segment of Rhodopirellula baltica SH 1 DNA contains the following:
- the gltB gene encoding glutamate synthase large subunit: MTKQPLFHLPPAQGLYDPEHEKDACGVGFVAHIKGAPSHQIVIDADTILQNMDHRGACGCEPNTGDGSGIMCGLPHKFLQKVAKADLGVELPEEGKFSAGLIFLPTDEAERKVCKDTIARLIEETGQKLIGWRDVPQETDAADVGPTARQSEPVIEQLFVGAADGITNEEFERQLYLIRKQASHELRGGTKIKQALMFYVCSLSTKVIIYKGMLTPAQVMPYFPDLRDEDFETHLAMVHSRFSTNTFPSWDRAQPLRFMSHNGEINTLRGNANWMRAREGTAASEIYGDELKKLFPVVEPHLSDSGTFDNVLEFLLMNGRTLQEAIMMMVPEAWQKHETMPEEKRAFYEYFSCMMEPWDGPASIAFTDGKCIGATLDRNGLRPSRYYITHDDRVIMASEVGVLPVDPSIVREKGRLQPGKMFLIDFEAGRLIPDEELKADFARKKPYGKWLKQQRIRLADLHPEAEGHGFDGDTLLPRMQAFGYTAETMNFMLRPLVEQLRDPVGSMGNDSALACLSDKPRMIYDYFKQLFAQVTNPAIDSIREEVIMSLECYIGPEQNLLAATPEHCHRLLIDHPILTNEEVAALKHVDHERWHSRVIDTTFDRSEGKAGLTKTLDRICAEAEAAVDEGLQIIVLSDRDVSHDRVPVSMLLATGAVHHHLVAKAKRTRVGIAVETGEAREVHHHCLLIGYGADAINPYLAFEALWQAHRDGLMSPTLDDDKIVAAYRKGVAKGMLKVMAKMGISTLQSYKGAQIFEALGLRDEVIKRCFVGTASRIQGVTFDVIAEETLRRHKLGFPDKESDRLTQLPNLGEFHWRAEGEKHAWSPQAISSLQIAARNNNEDAYWKFSHEINEDNRTRCTLRGLLDFKEGVGGPALPLDEVQSAKDIVKRFCTGAMSLGSISAESHETLAIAMNRLGGKSNTGEGGEDPKRFLPLPNGDTKRSAIKQIASGRFGVTIEYLTNADELQIKVSQGAKPGEGGELPGKKVDNYIANIRYSTPGVGLISPPPHHDIYSIEDLAQLIHDLKNSNPAARVSVKLVSEVGVGVIASGVAKAHADHILISGDTGGTGASPLTSIKHAGLPWELGIAETHQVLVLNDLRSRVVLQTDGGLKTGRDVVIAALLGAEEFGFSTAPLITLGCIMMRKCHLNTCPVGIATQDPELRKMFSGKPEHVVNYLFMVAEEARRIMARLGFRTIDEMVGRSDVLSTDDAIKHWKSDGLDLTSVLSPAQRPHDKVEVICTRGQDHGLEKSLDMTKLVAEAMPAIENGESVRITSPIININRTVGTILSHEIAKRHGQAGLPDDTIHIDLTGSAGQSLGAFLAHGVTIELEGDANDYVGKGLSGGRIMVYPPRESTFEAANEIIVGNVCLYGATSGEAYFSGRAAERFCVRNSGARTVVEGVGDHGCEYMTGGRVVCLGETGRNFAAGMSGGIAYIWDRKGDFNLHCNLATVELEKIEDEAELADVKGMIEKHHEYTKSALAAEALADFDKFVSQCVKVMPIDYKRVLAEMAAEKDAVSV; the protein is encoded by the coding sequence ATGACCAAGCAACCTTTGTTTCACCTGCCGCCGGCCCAAGGACTGTACGACCCTGAGCACGAGAAGGATGCGTGTGGCGTTGGGTTTGTTGCCCATATCAAAGGGGCACCCAGTCATCAAATCGTGATCGATGCCGACACGATTCTGCAAAATATGGACCACCGCGGTGCGTGCGGATGTGAACCCAACACCGGTGACGGTTCGGGAATCATGTGTGGACTGCCCCATAAGTTTTTGCAAAAGGTTGCCAAAGCAGATCTCGGTGTGGAACTGCCCGAAGAAGGCAAGTTCTCGGCTGGTTTGATCTTCTTGCCAACCGACGAAGCCGAGCGAAAGGTCTGCAAGGACACGATCGCTCGATTGATCGAAGAAACCGGTCAGAAATTGATCGGCTGGCGTGATGTGCCGCAAGAGACGGATGCTGCCGACGTTGGCCCGACCGCTCGTCAAAGCGAACCTGTGATTGAACAGTTGTTCGTCGGTGCCGCAGACGGAATCACCAACGAAGAATTCGAGCGTCAGCTTTACTTGATCCGCAAGCAAGCCAGTCACGAACTGCGCGGCGGTACGAAGATCAAGCAAGCGTTGATGTTCTACGTCTGTTCGTTGTCGACCAAGGTCATCATTTACAAGGGCATGCTCACGCCGGCCCAAGTGATGCCTTACTTCCCCGATCTCCGTGACGAAGATTTCGAGACGCACTTGGCGATGGTCCACAGTCGTTTCTCGACCAACACGTTCCCCAGTTGGGACCGTGCTCAGCCACTTCGTTTCATGAGCCACAACGGCGAAATCAACACGCTTCGCGGCAACGCGAACTGGATGCGTGCTCGTGAAGGCACGGCCGCCAGCGAGATTTATGGCGACGAACTGAAGAAGTTGTTCCCGGTTGTCGAGCCGCACTTGAGCGACTCGGGAACGTTCGACAACGTGCTTGAGTTCTTGTTGATGAACGGCCGCACGCTGCAAGAAGCCATCATGATGATGGTTCCCGAAGCTTGGCAAAAGCACGAAACGATGCCCGAAGAAAAGCGTGCTTTCTACGAGTACTTCAGTTGCATGATGGAACCTTGGGACGGCCCCGCTTCGATCGCTTTCACCGACGGAAAGTGCATTGGCGCAACGCTCGACCGAAACGGATTGCGTCCAAGCCGCTACTACATCACGCACGACGACCGTGTGATCATGGCCAGCGAAGTGGGCGTGTTGCCAGTCGACCCATCGATCGTTCGCGAAAAAGGTCGCTTGCAACCCGGCAAGATGTTCTTGATCGACTTCGAAGCCGGACGTTTGATCCCTGATGAAGAACTCAAGGCCGACTTCGCTCGCAAAAAGCCGTACGGCAAATGGCTCAAGCAACAACGCATTCGCTTGGCCGACTTGCACCCTGAAGCCGAAGGTCACGGGTTCGACGGCGACACCTTGCTGCCACGCATGCAAGCGTTTGGTTACACCGCCGAAACGATGAACTTCATGCTTCGTCCGTTGGTCGAGCAACTGCGTGACCCTGTCGGATCGATGGGCAATGACTCGGCGCTAGCATGTTTGTCCGACAAACCACGGATGATCTATGACTACTTCAAACAACTGTTTGCTCAGGTGACCAACCCCGCAATCGACTCGATTCGCGAAGAAGTCATCATGTCGCTGGAATGCTACATCGGTCCCGAGCAAAACTTGCTTGCCGCAACTCCGGAGCACTGTCACCGGTTGCTGATTGACCATCCGATTTTGACCAACGAAGAAGTCGCCGCCCTCAAGCACGTCGACCATGAACGTTGGCACAGCCGCGTGATCGACACAACGTTCGATCGTTCCGAAGGCAAGGCTGGTCTGACGAAGACTCTGGATCGGATTTGTGCCGAAGCCGAAGCCGCTGTCGACGAAGGTCTGCAAATCATCGTCCTTAGCGACCGCGATGTTTCTCACGATCGTGTGCCCGTCAGCATGCTGTTGGCCACCGGTGCGGTTCACCATCACTTGGTCGCCAAAGCCAAGCGGACTCGTGTGGGGATCGCGGTCGAAACCGGTGAAGCTCGCGAAGTGCATCACCACTGCTTGCTGATCGGTTACGGTGCTGATGCGATCAACCCGTACCTCGCATTCGAAGCGTTGTGGCAGGCACACCGCGACGGACTGATGTCACCCACCTTGGATGATGACAAGATCGTTGCCGCATATCGCAAGGGTGTCGCCAAGGGCATGCTCAAGGTCATGGCCAAGATGGGCATCAGTACCCTGCAAAGCTACAAAGGTGCACAAATCTTCGAAGCCTTGGGGCTCCGCGATGAAGTCATCAAACGCTGCTTCGTTGGCACCGCCAGCCGTATCCAAGGGGTGACGTTCGACGTCATCGCTGAAGAAACGCTGCGTCGTCACAAACTCGGTTTCCCCGACAAGGAATCCGATCGCCTGACTCAGTTGCCAAACCTGGGCGAATTCCACTGGCGTGCTGAAGGTGAAAAGCACGCTTGGAGTCCTCAAGCGATCAGTTCGCTTCAAATCGCTGCTCGCAACAACAATGAAGACGCGTACTGGAAGTTCTCGCACGAAATCAACGAGGACAACCGAACCCGTTGCACACTGCGTGGTTTGCTGGACTTCAAAGAAGGCGTCGGCGGACCGGCGTTGCCGTTGGACGAAGTTCAATCGGCCAAGGACATCGTCAAACGATTCTGCACCGGTGCGATGAGCCTCGGCAGCATCAGCGCCGAATCGCACGAAACGCTCGCCATCGCGATGAACCGTTTGGGCGGCAAGAGCAACACCGGTGAAGGCGGCGAAGATCCAAAACGCTTCCTACCACTGCCCAATGGCGACACCAAGCGATCCGCAATCAAGCAAATCGCATCGGGACGCTTCGGTGTCACGATCGAATACTTGACCAACGCGGATGAGTTGCAAATCAAAGTCTCACAGGGTGCAAAACCTGGCGAAGGCGGCGAGTTGCCCGGCAAGAAAGTCGACAACTACATCGCCAACATTCGCTACAGCACGCCGGGTGTGGGACTGATCAGTCCTCCGCCTCACCACGACATCTATTCGATCGAGGATTTGGCTCAGCTGATTCACGATTTGAAGAACAGCAACCCAGCGGCACGCGTCAGCGTGAAGTTGGTCAGCGAAGTGGGCGTTGGTGTGATTGCATCGGGTGTTGCCAAGGCTCACGCCGACCACATCCTTATCTCCGGTGACACCGGCGGAACGGGGGCATCGCCACTGACCAGCATCAAGCACGCCGGATTGCCGTGGGAACTCGGGATCGCTGAAACACACCAAGTCTTGGTGCTCAACGATTTGCGTAGCCGCGTTGTGTTGCAAACCGATGGTGGTTTGAAAACCGGACGCGACGTCGTCATCGCTGCCTTGCTCGGAGCCGAAGAGTTTGGTTTCTCAACCGCGCCGTTGATCACTCTGGGCTGCATCATGATGCGGAAGTGTCACTTGAACACTTGCCCGGTCGGCATCGCGACTCAAGATCCCGAACTCCGCAAGATGTTCTCGGGCAAACCCGAGCACGTTGTGAACTACTTGTTCATGGTCGCCGAGGAAGCTCGCCGGATCATGGCACGACTTGGCTTCCGCACGATCGACGAAATGGTCGGCCGCAGCGATGTGTTGTCGACCGACGACGCGATCAAGCACTGGAAGAGCGATGGATTGGATTTGACATCGGTCCTCAGCCCCGCGCAGCGTCCTCACGACAAGGTCGAAGTGATCTGCACACGTGGCCAAGATCATGGTTTGGAAAAATCGCTCGACATGACCAAGTTGGTCGCCGAAGCGATGCCTGCGATCGAAAACGGCGAATCCGTTCGCATCACGTCGCCGATCATCAACATCAACCGGACTGTCGGGACGATCTTGTCGCACGAGATCGCGAAACGGCACGGCCAAGCGGGTTTGCCCGACGACACCATCCACATCGATCTAACTGGTTCAGCGGGACAAAGCCTCGGTGCGTTCCTCGCTCACGGTGTCACGATTGAACTGGAAGGCGACGCCAATGACTACGTCGGCAAGGGCTTGTCGGGCGGACGCATCATGGTCTACCCGCCTCGCGAAAGCACCTTCGAAGCTGCCAACGAGATCATCGTCGGCAACGTTTGCTTGTACGGTGCGACCAGCGGCGAAGCTTACTTCAGTGGCCGCGCG
- a CDS encoding LysR family transcriptional regulator: MSLQFRTLELFCRVADHRSFSKAAVDCGLTQSAVSQAISGLEESVGACLIDRSSRPLGLTEAGEIYLCGVRDVIRQYNELEQRVRFRGERLTGSVTVGAIYSVGLSYMPEATKVFETQHPDVKVRTEFGSSQRVVQMVLDGGVEFGLVSFPRSTKALGTIPWQSEPMRLVCSDDHPFAKRTEVSASELSGMEMVGFERGLVLRQAIDQCLKRAGISVVTQMEFDNADSMVRAIQANRGLGIVPEAAVRRETANGTLRVVACPEIQMVRPLGIIFRRSSKLSRAAIELGSLLLGREMEPELRTKSEAAKADRKKNQTKDRAVSVVA; the protein is encoded by the coding sequence TTGTCGTTGCAGTTTCGTACGCTTGAATTGTTCTGTCGTGTCGCAGATCACCGTAGCTTTTCCAAAGCGGCGGTTGATTGCGGATTGACTCAGAGCGCGGTCAGTCAAGCCATCAGCGGATTGGAAGAATCCGTTGGTGCGTGTCTGATTGATCGCTCAAGTCGACCATTGGGTTTGACAGAAGCGGGCGAGATTTATCTGTGCGGCGTCCGCGACGTGATCCGCCAATACAACGAACTGGAACAGCGTGTCCGGTTCCGAGGCGAGCGATTGACCGGCAGTGTCACCGTTGGTGCGATCTATTCGGTCGGTCTGAGCTACATGCCCGAAGCCACCAAGGTTTTCGAGACTCAGCATCCCGACGTCAAAGTTCGAACCGAGTTCGGAAGCAGCCAACGTGTCGTGCAAATGGTGCTTGATGGCGGCGTCGAATTTGGCTTGGTGAGTTTCCCTCGCAGCACAAAAGCCTTGGGCACCATTCCCTGGCAATCCGAGCCGATGCGTTTGGTTTGTTCCGACGACCATCCTTTCGCCAAGCGAACCGAAGTCTCCGCTTCAGAACTGAGTGGCATGGAGATGGTTGGCTTTGAGAGAGGGTTGGTGCTGCGTCAGGCCATCGACCAGTGTTTGAAACGAGCCGGAATCTCGGTTGTGACTCAGATGGAGTTTGACAACGCGGACTCGATGGTGCGTGCCATTCAAGCGAACCGAGGTTTGGGGATCGTTCCCGAAGCGGCGGTCCGACGCGAGACAGCCAACGGGACATTACGCGTGGTCGCTTGTCCCGAAATTCAGATGGTCCGGCCACTCGGGATCATCTTTCGCCGCAGCAGCAAACTCAGTCGCGCGGCAATCGAGTTGGGATCACTTCTTCTGGGGCGGGAGATGGAGCCTGAACTGAGAACCAAATCAGAAGCTGCAAAAGCAGATCGAAAGAAAAATCAAACCAAAGACCGGGCGGTCTCGGTCGTCGCATGA
- a CDS encoding Dabb family protein, whose product MRLLLGLGICCVAAAVMQLSATGAEEEVSKKMLRHVVMFGFKDASSEADVQKVVDAFRNLPNEIPEIADFEYGTNNSPEGLNDGLTHCFLVTFSSEKDREAYLPHPAHKAFVEVLKPHLEKVVVIDYWADK is encoded by the coding sequence ATGCGTTTGTTGTTAGGTTTAGGAATTTGTTGTGTCGCCGCCGCGGTCATGCAGTTGTCAGCAACGGGAGCTGAGGAAGAAGTGTCCAAAAAAATGCTCCGTCACGTGGTGATGTTCGGGTTCAAAGACGCCAGTTCAGAAGCAGACGTCCAAAAGGTCGTCGACGCGTTTCGCAATTTGCCGAATGAAATCCCTGAGATCGCGGATTTCGAATACGGCACCAATAATTCGCCTGAGGGTCTCAACGACGGTCTGACTCATTGCTTTTTGGTGACCTTCAGCAGCGAGAAAGATCGCGAGGCGTACCTGCCGCACCCCGCGCACAAGGCATTTGTTGAAGTGCTGAAGCCTCACCTCGAAAAAGTGGTCGTCATCGATTATTGGGCCGATAAGTAG
- a CDS encoding DUF1559 domain-containing protein, whose product MLLSRPSRRCDSGRFAFTLVELLVVIAIIGVLVALLLPAVQSAREAARRMSCGNNMKQIGLGLHNYHAAFNQLPIHGVGPTDENDNTAGRGSANDGTGFTRMELTYLVGLLPYVEQQSIWSMISNPLIEADGDIWPAFGPRPWTIQYPPWATEIPTYRCPSDPGFGLPGLGRTNYAACTGDGFYEAEHGVTVWNTSANRWEYNERLAMQRAQCGLRGAFVPRKSMRFRDFTDGLSNTIAIGEIATGLDDRDNRTIGFTNAKGGFFQIANNPKRCFDLGFIDPERPNFWTADARVYAPVSQRGLRWADFHTLQSQFNTILGPNSEVCLVGHSDTYGIAPPSSYHIGGVHVAMSDGAVKFITDSIEAGNSRVPCVYCKALSGQTDSPTAAGSESPYGLWGSLGTRAAREIINGEF is encoded by the coding sequence ATGCTTCTCTCTCGTCCATCTCGACGCTGCGACTCAGGACGCTTCGCGTTCACTCTCGTCGAACTATTGGTGGTCATCGCCATCATTGGTGTCTTGGTCGCATTGCTTCTTCCAGCGGTTCAGTCCGCACGCGAGGCGGCTCGACGAATGAGCTGCGGCAACAACATGAAGCAAATCGGATTGGGGCTGCACAACTACCACGCGGCTTTCAACCAGTTGCCGATTCACGGCGTCGGACCAACCGATGAAAATGACAACACCGCCGGTCGTGGAAGCGCGAATGACGGCACGGGATTCACACGAATGGAGCTGACCTATTTGGTTGGTTTGCTGCCGTACGTTGAACAACAATCCATTTGGTCAATGATCAGCAACCCGTTGATCGAAGCGGATGGCGATATCTGGCCCGCCTTCGGACCACGTCCTTGGACGATCCAATACCCGCCATGGGCAACCGAGATCCCAACCTATCGGTGCCCGAGCGACCCCGGATTTGGATTGCCAGGACTCGGCCGCACGAATTACGCAGCCTGCACCGGCGATGGCTTTTATGAAGCCGAGCATGGGGTGACGGTTTGGAACACGAGTGCGAACCGATGGGAATACAACGAACGTTTGGCAATGCAACGCGCTCAATGCGGACTCCGCGGTGCCTTCGTGCCTCGCAAGTCGATGCGTTTTCGGGATTTCACCGATGGTCTCAGCAACACCATCGCGATCGGTGAAATCGCAACAGGCTTGGACGATCGCGATAACCGCACGATCGGATTTACCAACGCGAAAGGCGGGTTCTTTCAAATCGCAAACAACCCGAAGCGATGTTTTGACCTCGGGTTCATCGATCCCGAACGTCCAAACTTCTGGACCGCAGATGCTCGCGTTTATGCACCGGTATCACAACGCGGCCTGCGGTGGGCGGATTTCCACACGCTTCAGTCGCAATTCAACACCATTCTCGGGCCCAACTCAGAAGTCTGCTTGGTCGGGCATTCCGATACCTATGGCATCGCGCCACCAAGCAGCTATCACATCGGCGGAGTTCACGTCGCCATGTCCGATGGCGCGGTGAAGTTCATCACCGACTCCATCGAAGCCGGCAATTCTCGCGTCCCATGCGTTTACTGCAAAGCGTTGTCTGGGCAAACCGACAGCCCAACAGCCGCTGGATCGGAAAGCCCCTATGGTTTGTGGGGCTCACTGGGAACACGCGCCGCACGCGAAATCATCAACGGCGAGTTCTAA
- a CDS encoding DUF1570 domain-containing protein: MLMIWVGSADPFTHADIITFNGGADDSTEQEQTIDAEILVEAADGGVLARCDAGRLWTIQPDMIVQRTEQPAGPPIDQETMARRMLDELPDGFQVYRTANYLLLHQGNEAYARDCGVLFEQLHRGFFTYWKNQHVDLEEPRYPLVALVLANHNEFLKYASQEIGDTAKSVIGYYHLESNRMTTFRVPNLERNIATIIHEATHQLAYNCGLQTRFADNPMWVSEGLAMFFESPDFSNPRGWRGIGRVNAVNLGRFRRYLSSRPDDSLATLLSDDSRFRSVSTAEDAYGESWALTYFLLKTQRKEFVSYLQKLSESKPLDERTPRERIEDFESSMDMTLEQLDRKFITYMRRVR, translated from the coding sequence ATGCTGATGATTTGGGTTGGTTCCGCCGATCCGTTCACGCACGCGGATATCATCACGTTCAACGGCGGTGCGGATGATTCGACCGAACAAGAACAAACCATCGATGCCGAAATTTTGGTTGAGGCTGCCGACGGTGGTGTATTGGCTCGCTGTGACGCTGGGCGGTTGTGGACGATTCAGCCGGACATGATCGTTCAAAGAACTGAGCAACCGGCAGGACCGCCAATTGATCAAGAGACCATGGCTCGTCGAATGTTGGACGAGTTACCAGATGGTTTTCAGGTTTACCGGACAGCGAATTATTTGCTGCTTCACCAAGGTAACGAAGCCTATGCGAGAGATTGCGGTGTTTTGTTTGAACAGCTGCACCGTGGTTTTTTTACGTACTGGAAAAATCAACACGTTGATCTCGAAGAGCCGCGTTACCCCTTGGTCGCGTTGGTGCTTGCGAATCACAATGAGTTTTTGAAGTACGCGAGCCAGGAGATTGGCGACACGGCGAAGAGCGTCATCGGTTATTACCATTTGGAGAGCAACCGAATGACAACGTTCCGAGTGCCAAACTTGGAACGAAACATTGCGACGATCATTCACGAAGCGACACACCAGTTGGCCTACAACTGCGGGTTGCAAACTCGGTTCGCTGATAATCCGATGTGGGTCAGCGAAGGATTGGCAATGTTTTTTGAATCGCCGGACTTCAGCAACCCGCGTGGTTGGCGTGGGATCGGGCGAGTCAACGCGGTCAACCTAGGGCGATTTCGACGCTACCTTTCTTCGCGACCGGATGATTCACTCGCGACACTTTTGTCGGACGATTCACGGTTCCGTTCCGTTTCAACGGCGGAAGACGCTTACGGCGAATCTTGGGCGTTGACGTATTTTTTGTTGAAGACGCAACGGAAAGAGTTTGTGTCGTATTTACAAAAACTCAGCGAATCCAAACCTCTCGACGAAAGAACGCCTCGAGAACGAATCGAAGATTTCGAAAGCTCGATGGATATGACCCTGGAGCAGCTCGATCGCAAATTCATCACTTACATGCGACGCGTTCGCTAA
- a CDS encoding crotonobetainyl-CoA--carnitine CoA-transferase encodes MSWTLSKNRRASDLCVTTCLQPGRRIAAVRFFAALAMVAAMVCVGVSDVAAQSCSCGEPACGLDSPTCGSEPTCGFEPACGCEAPLAFPALRAHLSASCGCETECSCGVEPECGAEPLRGVTPFFASEPSCGFDVTCGCESAGCSSCNKPDSGGFLGRHKVQKCNPIYQTLDLAACGVERVFEVGAFLVHGKRCHRGCESGCQTCSHCESSAGAMHSHEVHSYGHHQVIEAPIVMESRGMPHMSSPSVNEMTPYVQRKPSVQGIPTPAPQPLTDGPKTTIRKSNPGLPAIPKPVPAEATPNRNSKGRAGSLFDEMRNPFEDDSASLSKRRVKVRQTSFDGGEPEGLRRIPRPVRKAATQPTEADDFADYFRK; translated from the coding sequence ATGTCTTGGACCCTTTCGAAAAATCGACGTGCGTCTGATTTGTGTGTCACAACTTGTTTGCAGCCTGGACGGCGAATTGCCGCTGTCCGTTTCTTTGCCGCATTGGCAATGGTTGCCGCCATGGTGTGTGTTGGTGTCAGCGACGTAGCGGCACAGTCTTGCAGTTGTGGCGAACCAGCCTGTGGTCTGGACTCGCCTACCTGTGGCAGCGAGCCAACCTGCGGTTTCGAACCGGCTTGCGGATGTGAAGCTCCGCTTGCGTTCCCCGCGTTGCGTGCACATTTGAGTGCTTCTTGTGGTTGTGAAACCGAGTGCTCCTGCGGTGTGGAACCAGAGTGTGGGGCGGAACCTCTTCGCGGCGTAACACCGTTCTTCGCTAGCGAGCCCAGTTGCGGTTTCGACGTGACCTGTGGTTGCGAGTCCGCAGGATGCTCCAGCTGCAACAAACCGGATAGCGGCGGATTCCTCGGGCGTCACAAAGTTCAGAAATGCAATCCGATCTATCAGACATTGGACCTCGCCGCTTGTGGCGTGGAACGCGTCTTTGAAGTCGGTGCGTTCTTGGTGCACGGAAAACGTTGTCATCGCGGATGCGAATCCGGATGTCAGACCTGCAGTCACTGCGAATCTTCAGCGGGTGCGATGCATAGCCACGAAGTGCATTCGTACGGCCATCATCAAGTGATCGAAGCTCCCATCGTGATGGAATCTCGCGGGATGCCACACATGTCGAGCCCAAGCGTGAACGAGATGACACCGTATGTTCAGCGAAAACCAAGCGTGCAAGGGATTCCAACCCCCGCACCTCAACCACTCACAGACGGACCGAAGACAACCATTCGAAAATCGAATCCTGGCTTGCCCGCGATTCCAAAACCGGTTCCCGCGGAGGCGACCCCGAATCGCAATTCAAAAGGACGTGCGGGATCGTTGTTCGACGAAATGCGGAACCCGTTCGAAGATGATTCGGCCAGTCTCAGCAAGCGTCGAGTCAAGGTTCGCCAGACTTCGTTTGATGGCGGCGAACCAGAAGGCTTGCGTCGAATTCCACGACCGGTTCGCAAAGCGGCAACGCAGCCAACCGAAGCGGATGACTTTGCCGACTATTTTCGAAAGTAG
- a CDS encoding rhodanese-like domain-containing protein, with amino-acid sequence MSNDSALPLEITVSDLDAMRTRGDEFVLLDVRETAEYETARIEGSKLLPMSEIQQRLSELDEHRQDHIVVQCHHGGRSMQVTQFLQSQGFEKVQNLAGGIDQWSQQIDSSVPRY; translated from the coding sequence ATGTCAAACGATTCTGCCTTGCCACTTGAAATCACGGTTTCCGATTTGGACGCGATGCGAACCCGCGGTGACGAGTTCGTTTTGCTGGACGTGCGTGAAACAGCCGAGTATGAAACGGCTCGCATCGAAGGTTCGAAACTGTTGCCGATGAGCGAGATCCAGCAACGCTTGTCAGAGCTCGACGAACATCGCCAAGATCACATCGTCGTTCAGTGTCACCACGGTGGACGCAGTATGCAGGTGACTCAGTTCTTGCAATCGCAAGGATTTGAGAAGGTTCAGAACTTGGCAGGCGGAATCGATCAATGGTCACAGCAGATCGATTCGTCGGTTCCTCGCTATTGA